A genome region from Planifilum fimeticola includes the following:
- a CDS encoding ABC transporter substrate-binding protein, translated as MNPFYKRFPKWTFGILSALLIVSMTACATPPEVEQGGQDDPIVFADAGWDSLRFHNSVAQAIIENGYGLKTDVTPGSTPNTLTGLEQGDIDVYMEIWTGNVKDQWEKILKSGNVERVSTNFDDNRQGFYVPTYMIKGDKKRGIEPMAPDLKTVQDLTRYKDLFKDPENPGKSRIIGSPTGWAVDGILEQKVKTYGLDKDFTYFRPGSDAALTSSLTDAYEKGEPWVGYYWEPTWVMGKYDMTLLEEPAYDEKAWEDGYGTAFPKQPVEIAIHKSLQDRAPEVVEFLKKYKTSAELTNEALAYMQDNDASSDEAAQWFLKEHEEVWTQWVPDDVAAKVKESLK; from the coding sequence GTGAATCCATTTTACAAAAGGTTCCCGAAATGGACCTTTGGAATCCTTTCGGCGTTGTTGATCGTTTCGATGACGGCGTGTGCCACCCCACCGGAAGTGGAGCAGGGGGGGCAGGATGATCCCATCGTCTTTGCCGATGCCGGGTGGGACAGCCTGCGCTTTCACAACAGCGTGGCACAGGCGATCATTGAAAACGGGTACGGGCTCAAGACCGACGTGACGCCCGGATCCACCCCCAACACCCTGACGGGATTGGAGCAGGGGGATATCGATGTGTACATGGAGATATGGACCGGAAATGTGAAGGATCAATGGGAAAAGATATTGAAAAGCGGAAACGTGGAACGGGTGTCCACCAACTTTGACGATAACCGGCAGGGATTTTATGTGCCGACCTACATGATCAAAGGGGACAAAAAACGGGGAATCGAGCCGATGGCTCCCGACCTGAAAACGGTTCAGGATCTGACCCGTTACAAGGATCTCTTCAAGGATCCGGAAAACCCCGGAAAATCCCGGATTATCGGTTCACCGACCGGATGGGCAGTTGACGGAATTTTGGAACAAAAGGTGAAAACCTACGGTTTGGACAAGGACTTTACCTACTTCCGGCCCGGTTCCGACGCGGCCCTCACCAGTTCGTTGACCGACGCCTATGAAAAGGGTGAGCCCTGGGTGGGGTACTATTGGGAGCCGACCTGGGTCATGGGGAAATACGACATGACCCTGTTGGAGGAGCCCGCCTATGACGAAAAAGCCTGGGAGGACGGATACGGAACGGCGTTTCCGAAGCAACCGGTGGAAATCGCCATCCACAAAAGCCTTCAGGATCGGGCTCCCGAAGTGGTCGAATTCCTTAAGAAATACAAGACCAGTGCCGAATTGACCAATGAGGCCCTGGCTTACATGCAGGACAACGACGCGAGCAGCGATGAGGCCGCCCAGTGGTTCCTCAAGGAGCACGAGGAGGTTTGGACCCAGTGGGTTCCCGACGATGTGGCGGCCAAAGTGAAAGAGTCCCTGAAATAG
- a CDS encoding ABC transporter permease — translation MSQFPDQFRIDVGGYVEDLIRFLTTHLTGFFDAVKVVTLTFLYNVELFMGWLPWWVVILAAFLLGWRLLHLPAGITFGLLLFLVGSFGYWDMMILTLSIVLTSVAISLLIGIPVGILMAYSRLTEAVMRPILDAMQTMPSFVYLIPAIMFFGLGKVSALFATVIYALPPVIRLTNLALREVSREMIEAALSFGSSRWQMLRKVQIPQALPTIMAGVNQTTMMALAMVVIASLVGAKGLGMEVLISINRVDIDRGFEAGLSIVILAIIIDRITQGIANRYNFKKEQGHV, via the coding sequence ATGAGTCAATTTCCTGATCAATTTCGTATCGACGTCGGTGGATATGTGGAGGACTTGATCCGTTTTTTGACCACCCATTTGACGGGCTTTTTCGATGCTGTCAAAGTGGTTACCCTGACCTTTTTGTACAATGTGGAACTCTTCATGGGATGGCTTCCCTGGTGGGTGGTGATCCTTGCCGCTTTTCTGCTGGGGTGGCGGCTGCTTCATCTCCCCGCCGGCATTACCTTCGGTCTTCTTCTGTTCCTGGTGGGATCCTTCGGCTATTGGGACATGATGATCCTGACCTTGTCCATCGTGCTGACCTCCGTGGCGATTTCCCTTCTGATCGGAATCCCGGTGGGCATCCTGATGGCGTACAGCCGGTTGACGGAAGCGGTGATGCGACCCATCCTGGATGCCATGCAGACGATGCCCAGTTTCGTCTACCTCATCCCGGCCATCATGTTTTTCGGGCTGGGAAAGGTTTCGGCGCTGTTCGCCACCGTCATTTACGCCCTTCCCCCGGTGATCCGCCTGACCAATCTCGCCCTTCGCGAAGTGTCCCGGGAGATGATCGAGGCGGCCCTTTCCTTCGGCTCTTCCCGCTGGCAGATGTTGAGAAAGGTTCAGATTCCGCAAGCCCTTCCCACCATCATGGCGGGAGTCAACCAGACCACCATGATGGCGCTGGCGATGGTGGTGATCGCTTCCCTGGTCGGGGCCAAGGGGCTCGGAATGGAAGTGTTGATCTCCATCAACCGGGTGGATATCGATCGCGGGTTTGAAGCCGGGTTGTCCATCGTGATTTTGGCGATCATCATCGACCGAATCACCCAAGGCATCGCCAATCGCTACAATTTCAAAAAGGAGCAGGGCCATGTCTGA
- a CDS encoding quaternary amine ABC transporter ATP-binding protein, with product MSEIIVENVTKVFGPRPESVLKLLEEGASKDEILKKTGHTVGVRDVSFEVKRGEIFVIMGLSGSGKSTLIRCLNLLNRPTRGRITVDGENIVEYRKKQLREFRQNKMAMVFQHFGIFTHRTVLGNVEYGLEVKGVPKEERRRKAQEVLAAVGLEGWEDKMPGELSGGMQQRVGLARALANDPDILLMDEPFSALDPLIRREMQLELLEIQSKLKKTIVFITHDVNEAFKLGDRVAVMKDGEVIQIGTPEEILNQPANDYIEEFVKDIDRSRVVQAKHVMVRTTATVSMKDGIQVAVKEMKSNGISSVFVVDGDRKLQGIVTIDDAIQARKENKNLPEILRKDYHTADPEETIQELIPKATESRFPIAVVDGSGKLLGIILRVSVLAGLMSEAGGNGEERSAAD from the coding sequence ATGTCTGAGATCATCGTGGAAAACGTGACCAAGGTATTCGGCCCCCGACCGGAATCCGTGCTGAAACTTCTCGAGGAGGGGGCGTCGAAGGACGAGATTTTGAAAAAGACGGGTCATACCGTCGGCGTGCGCGACGTTTCCTTCGAAGTGAAGCGGGGGGAAATCTTTGTGATCATGGGGCTGTCGGGAAGCGGAAAATCCACCCTGATCCGCTGCCTCAACCTGCTCAACCGGCCGACGCGGGGACGGATCACCGTCGACGGGGAGAACATCGTGGAATACAGGAAAAAGCAGCTCCGGGAGTTCCGCCAAAACAAAATGGCCATGGTGTTTCAGCACTTCGGCATTTTTACCCACCGCACCGTGCTGGGCAACGTGGAATACGGCCTGGAAGTGAAGGGAGTTCCCAAGGAGGAACGCAGGCGAAAGGCCCAGGAGGTGCTGGCCGCCGTCGGCCTGGAGGGCTGGGAGGACAAAATGCCCGGGGAATTGAGCGGCGGGATGCAGCAGCGGGTCGGGTTGGCCCGGGCCTTGGCCAATGATCCGGACATCCTGCTGATGGATGAGCCCTTCAGCGCCCTGGATCCCTTGATCCGCCGGGAAATGCAGTTGGAGCTTCTGGAGATCCAGTCCAAGTTGAAGAAGACGATCGTCTTCATCACCCACGATGTGAACGAGGCCTTCAAGCTGGGTGACCGGGTGGCGGTGATGAAGGACGGAGAAGTGATTCAGATCGGGACGCCGGAGGAGATCCTGAACCAGCCGGCGAACGATTACATCGAGGAATTTGTCAAGGATATCGACCGGTCCAGGGTGGTGCAGGCCAAACACGTGATGGTCCGGACCACCGCGACGGTTTCCATGAAGGACGGGATCCAGGTGGCGGTCAAGGAGATGAAATCCAACGGCATCTCCAGCGTGTTTGTCGTGGACGGAGACCGGAAGCTGCAAGGGATCGTCACGATCGATGACGCGATCCAGGCCCGGAAAGAGAACAAGAATCTGCCGGAGATCCTCCGGAAGGACTACCATACCGCCGACCCCGAAGAGACCATTCAGGAGCTGATCCCCAAGGCCACCGAGTCCCGCTTTCCCATCGCCGTGGTGGACGGATCCGGGAAGCTCTTGGGCATCATCCTTCGGGTTTCGGTCCTGGCCGGGTTGATGTCCGAAGCTGGCGGCAATGGGGAGGAAAGGAGTGCAGCCGATTGA
- a CDS encoding alpha/beta fold hydrolase encodes MIRDAWASRGGVRLHYLDSGEREEVDRIPLMYIPGALESAENFRSEMEKLAPRRTLAISWRGAGKSDAPEAGYSLEDQVEDAEAVMEEALEGRFCLIAYSMGVPRAIELAARHPRRVAGLILIDYPARYPAIPETWVERMLSSPRKIPERVVRAMQRESREVFLWDRLREIRCPALVLRGGGEGSLLKEADAALFRERLPRVEIAVMPEAGHDVWNPDYGRFFRAVVSFLEERDREEGESSGALKEKG; translated from the coding sequence TTGATTCGGGATGCCTGGGCTTCGAGGGGCGGAGTCCGGCTCCATTACCTGGACAGCGGGGAACGGGAAGAGGTCGACCGGATTCCCCTGATGTACATTCCCGGCGCTCTGGAGAGCGCCGAGAACTTTCGGTCCGAGATGGAAAAGCTGGCCCCCCGTCGCACCTTGGCCATCTCCTGGCGGGGGGCGGGCAAAAGCGACGCGCCGGAGGCGGGTTATTCCCTGGAGGATCAGGTGGAGGATGCCGAAGCGGTGATGGAAGAGGCATTAGAAGGGCGATTCTGCCTGATAGCCTACTCGATGGGGGTCCCCCGGGCCATCGAGCTGGCGGCCCGCCATCCCCGCCGGGTGGCCGGTTTGATCCTGATCGATTATCCGGCGCGGTATCCGGCCATTCCCGAAACCTGGGTGGAGCGGATGCTCTCGTCTCCCCGGAAGATCCCGGAACGGGTGGTGAGGGCAATGCAGCGGGAATCCCGGGAGGTGTTTCTCTGGGACCGCCTGCGGGAGATCCGCTGTCCGGCGCTCGTCCTTCGCGGCGGAGGCGAGGGATCGTTATTGAAAGAAGCGGATGCCGCGCTCTTTCGGGAAAGGCTGCCCCGGGTGGAAATCGCCGTCATGCCGGAAGCGGGGCACGACGTGTGGAATCCGGACTATGGACGGTTTTTCCGGGCGGTGGTTTCCTTCCTCGAGGAGCGGGATCGGGAAGAAGGGGAATCATCGGGCGCGTTGAAGGAGAAAGGTTGA
- a CDS encoding metallophosphoesterase, which yields MWGLFVSIFLALYGLMSYYIWRRGWQSLGKPDSRFLRVLFGAVFALLVLPFPVAELTEHLLPRFIASWMAMWGGYSMIMVLYAFLILLLIDCIRLLNRWLRFIPDRVREHPKTPLVLGGVVVILILGAVIYGGWNARNPVVNEYEVTVNKKAGSMKELHIAMVSDIHFGPVIDAGRMESLLEMLGELKPDLVLLAGDITDGRLPPGAARELVSVLGKIEAPLGVFAVPGNHDRDLRDDEGELMRSLEAEGIQVLKDRSVSIGDDLYLIGRNDPRLHGGPERVKLKELMKGIDTRKPLLLLDHQPIDLGEAQAAGIDLQLSGHTHRGQIFPANLITDRIYEEDWGLLKKGAYHLIVSCGYGTWGPPLRIGNRPEVVSVKMTFQP from the coding sequence ATGTGGGGTCTTTTCGTCTCGATTTTCTTGGCGCTTTACGGGTTGATGAGCTACTACATCTGGCGCAGGGGATGGCAGTCTCTCGGCAAACCGGATTCCCGCTTCCTCCGGGTCCTGTTCGGTGCCGTTTTCGCCTTGCTGGTGCTGCCGTTTCCTGTAGCGGAGCTGACGGAACATCTTTTGCCCCGCTTTATCGCTTCCTGGATGGCCATGTGGGGCGGGTATTCCATGATCATGGTCCTGTACGCCTTTTTGATTCTTCTCCTGATCGACTGCATCCGGCTGTTGAATCGGTGGCTCAGGTTTATTCCGGATCGGGTGAGGGAACACCCAAAAACCCCTCTCGTCCTGGGGGGCGTCGTGGTAATCCTCATATTGGGCGCCGTCATCTACGGAGGGTGGAATGCCCGGAATCCGGTCGTCAACGAGTACGAGGTGACGGTGAACAAAAAGGCCGGATCCATGAAGGAGCTCCATATCGCCATGGTTTCGGACATTCATTTCGGTCCGGTGATCGATGCCGGCCGGATGGAGTCCCTGCTTGAAATGCTGGGGGAGCTGAAACCGGACCTCGTCCTGCTGGCCGGAGACATCACCGACGGTCGTCTCCCTCCGGGAGCGGCCAGGGAGCTGGTGTCGGTTCTGGGGAAAATCGAAGCCCCACTGGGAGTTTTTGCAGTACCCGGAAACCACGACCGGGATCTCCGGGATGATGAAGGCGAATTGATGCGGTCTCTGGAGGCGGAGGGGATCCAGGTATTGAAAGACCGCTCCGTATCCATCGGCGATGATCTGTACCTGATCGGCCGGAACGATCCCCGCCTTCATGGGGGGCCGGAACGGGTCAAGCTGAAAGAGTTGATGAAGGGAATCGATACCCGGAAGCCCCTCCTTCTGCTGGACCACCAGCCCATCGATCTGGGGGAGGCCCAAGCCGCCGGCATCGATCTTCAATTGTCCGGCCACACCCACCGGGGGCAGATTTTTCCTGCAAATCTGATCACCGACCGCATCTATGAAGAGGATTGGGGATTGCTGAAGAAGGGAGCCTACCACCTCATCGTATCCTGCGGGTACGGCACCTGGGGTCCGCCCCTTCGGATCGGCAATCGCCCGGAAGTGGTCAGCGTCAAAATGACCTTTCAACCATAA
- a CDS encoding L-cystine transporter has protein sequence MLNSLFIILNIVLFLLIICGLYFMQRKHLSFSKRVFTALGIGIVFGFVLQFAYASDRDTLSASIDWFDIVGSGYVKLLQMIVIPLIFISILVTFTKLKLSSNTGKIAGLIIGILIGTTAIAATIGIVTALGFDLKAVQIEQGDAELSRANEIEGKFDEIKDQSFPQKILELLPANPFLDFTGARPTSTIAVVIFAAILGIAYLGVKRKNPEQADLFAKIAEAFHAVVMRMVTLVLRLTPYGVFAMMTKAVATTDVDSVLKLGKFVIASYVALLAMFAVHLVLLAISGLNPLIYVKKALPTLSFAFTSRSSAGTLPLNIQTQTNQLGVSEGIANLSGSFGVSIGQNGCAGIYPAMLAVMIAPTVGVNPLDPVFIFTLILTVAISSLGVAGVGGGATFAAILVLSAMNLPIGLAGLLISIEPLIDMGRTAVNVSGSMTAGVLTSRITKELDADVYKAKLEAGY, from the coding sequence ATGTTGAATTCCCTTTTTATAATTTTAAATATTGTTTTGTTTCTTCTGATCATTTGCGGGCTGTATTTTATGCAACGGAAACACCTTTCCTTTTCCAAACGCGTTTTCACCGCCCTCGGCATAGGGATTGTGTTTGGATTCGTCCTGCAGTTTGCTTATGCATCGGATCGGGATACCTTGTCAGCCTCGATCGATTGGTTTGACATCGTCGGTAGCGGTTATGTGAAACTGTTGCAGATGATCGTCATCCCCCTGATTTTCATTTCCATTTTGGTGACCTTTACGAAACTGAAACTGTCCAGCAACACCGGCAAGATCGCCGGGCTGATCATCGGCATTCTGATCGGCACGACGGCGATTGCCGCTACCATCGGCATTGTGACGGCCCTGGGCTTTGATCTGAAGGCGGTTCAGATCGAACAGGGCGATGCGGAACTTTCGCGGGCGAACGAGATCGAAGGCAAATTTGATGAGATTAAGGATCAATCCTTCCCCCAGAAAATCCTTGAGCTCCTTCCGGCCAATCCCTTCTTGGATTTCACCGGTGCGCGGCCCACGTCAACGATCGCCGTCGTCATCTTTGCCGCCATTCTCGGGATCGCCTACTTGGGGGTCAAGAGGAAAAATCCGGAGCAGGCCGATCTGTTTGCAAAAATCGCTGAAGCGTTCCATGCGGTCGTCATGCGAATGGTGACGCTCGTTTTGCGCCTCACTCCCTACGGGGTTTTCGCCATGATGACGAAGGCGGTGGCGACGACCGATGTGGATTCGGTCCTGAAATTGGGCAAGTTCGTCATCGCCTCTTACGTGGCCCTTCTCGCGATGTTTGCCGTGCACCTGGTCTTGCTTGCGATATCCGGGTTGAATCCGCTCATTTATGTGAAAAAGGCCTTGCCCACCCTTTCCTTTGCGTTTACATCGCGCTCCAGCGCGGGAACCCTGCCGCTGAACATCCAAACCCAGACGAATCAGCTGGGCGTGTCCGAGGGAATCGCGAACCTGTCCGGTTCCTTCGGGGTTTCGATCGGACAGAACGGATGCGCCGGAATCTACCCGGCGATGCTCGCAGTCATGATCGCGCCCACGGTCGGTGTCAATCCGCTGGACCCCGTCTTTATTTTCACTCTGATTTTGACGGTGGCCATCAGCTCGCTGGGGGTGGCGGGGGTCGGAGGAGGAGCCACCTTTGCCGCCATTCTGGTGCTTTCGGCGATGAACCTGCCGATCGGTTTGGCCGGCTTGTTGATTTCGATCGAGCCCCTGATCGATATGGGGCGCACGGCCGTCAATGTGAGCGGAAGCATGACGGCGGGTGTGCTTACCAGCCGGATCACCAAAGAACTGGATGCGGATGTGTACAAGGCGAAACTGGAAGCAGGCTACTGA
- a CDS encoding PTS mannitol transporter subunit IICB: MIMPNIGAFIAWGLITALFIPTGWLPNEHLAKLVSPMITYLLPLLIGFTGGRMVYDVRGGVVGATATMGVVVGTDIPMFLGAMIMGPLGGWSIKMFDRWIEGKVRSGFEMLINNFSAGIIAAILTLLAYQAIGPVVLALNRVLAAGVEAIIAAGLLPLANIFIEPGKVLFLNNAINHGILSPLGMKQAAETGKSILFLLETNPGPGLGILLAYWLFGKGISKQSAPGAAIIHFLGGIHEIYFPYILMKPLLILAVIAGGVSAVFTFSLFHAGLVAVPSPGSIFALMAMTPKGNYLGVLSGVAVGTLVSFLVALPIIRRNKGEAEEDMVKATEKMEQLKGKKSKAAEALVRLDQKEVGKIIFACDAGMGSSAMGASILRRKVQEAGLEIEVTNTSISELPADADIVITHKDLTERAKARLPEATHVSVENFLDGSKYDELVERLKRK, encoded by the coding sequence ATGATCATGCCCAATATCGGGGCGTTCATCGCCTGGGGCTTGATCACCGCCCTGTTCATTCCCACCGGCTGGCTGCCGAACGAGCATTTGGCCAAGCTGGTGTCGCCGATGATCACCTATCTGCTGCCGCTGCTCATCGGCTTCACCGGCGGACGGATGGTATACGACGTTCGGGGGGGCGTGGTCGGAGCCACCGCTACGATGGGGGTTGTCGTGGGTACGGATATCCCCATGTTCCTGGGCGCGATGATCATGGGTCCCCTCGGCGGCTGGTCGATCAAAATGTTTGACCGATGGATCGAGGGCAAGGTGCGCTCGGGCTTTGAGATGCTCATCAACAATTTTTCGGCGGGAATCATCGCCGCGATCTTGACCTTGCTCGCCTATCAGGCGATCGGACCCGTCGTGCTGGCGCTGAACCGGGTGCTGGCCGCCGGCGTGGAAGCCATCATCGCCGCCGGGCTGTTGCCCTTGGCCAACATATTTATCGAGCCGGGGAAGGTTCTCTTTTTGAACAACGCGATCAACCACGGGATTTTGAGCCCCCTGGGCATGAAGCAGGCGGCCGAAACGGGAAAATCGATTCTCTTTTTGCTGGAGACCAATCCGGGTCCCGGCCTTGGCATTCTGCTCGCGTACTGGCTCTTCGGGAAGGGGATATCGAAGCAGTCAGCCCCCGGGGCGGCGATTATCCACTTTCTCGGCGGGATTCACGAAATCTATTTCCCCTACATCCTGATGAAGCCCTTGTTGATTCTGGCGGTGATCGCCGGCGGCGTGAGTGCGGTCTTCACCTTTTCCCTGTTCCACGCCGGGCTGGTGGCGGTGCCTTCTCCCGGTAGCATTTTCGCCCTGATGGCGATGACGCCGAAGGGGAACTATTTGGGGGTGCTGTCGGGAGTTGCCGTCGGGACGCTGGTTTCGTTCCTCGTGGCGCTTCCCATCATCAGGCGGAACAAAGGGGAAGCGGAGGAAGACATGGTGAAAGCGACGGAGAAGATGGAGCAGCTGAAAGGAAAGAAAAGCAAGGCTGCCGAAGCATTGGTGCGGTTGGATCAAAAGGAAGTGGGCAAAATCATCTTCGCCTGCGATGCGGGAATGGGTTCCAGCGCGATGGGGGCTTCCATCCTGCGCCGCAAGGTGCAGGAGGCGGGGCTGGAGATCGAAGTGACGAACACTTCGATCAGCGAGTTGCCCGCAGACGCCGACATCGTGATCACCCACAAGGACTTGACGGAGCGGGCGAAGGCCAGGTTGCCGGAGGCGACCCATGTCTCTGTGGAAAACTTCCTGGACGGCTCGAAGTATGACGAGTTGGTGGAGCGCTTGAAACGAAAATAA
- a CDS encoding BglG family transcription antiterminator, which translates to MYVTARERQILQRLLNEDQAVTVRDLAVAVQVSERTVHRDLNHVEDILSAFDLSLEKKTGIGIRIRGAPERKKQLELFLLNEPPCEFTPHERQTILLCFLLAQEDAVKLVALADELNVTVATVSHDLTKVEQWLASFSLSLVRKRGYGVKVVGPEAAKRRAMSRLIMENLSEADLLVLLRDQIRKKSAGPVRTVSERLLGYVGKDKLAVAERAVEEIRTQLPYALTDSAYIGLVVHLALALERLQKGEKIVMDAPSLAALQDTREYRIAAKIIDKLRKALDLEVPEAEVGYIAMHLKGAKLREGIGWELEEENFLLASRTKRLIDYVSEQTRVDLHRDPSLFRGLITHLQPAIYRIQKGLRIDNPLLEDIQRDYGDWFALIRTGVERAFPDIPFPEAEIGYLVLHFASSLERLSEPKEIRALIICASGIGTSKMLAAKVKKELQEVQRLHQASFFDLEKINLDDYDVIISTIPLEGFGREYILVHPMLTEDDARKIREAVRKRRPSPVPDRGDFPRIQDREPGEKAGDHRRHVLPFRRVYRLAEIIGTVLEGFQLTVLENPKTVKHALRSACEELHRRGVLRRPEEVAEALLQRHRMRGLGIPGSSLGLFHARSPRVQQPSFTIWSWAEPLSIRAMDDTRTGMNRLLLLLAPENPSNTVLEVLSHISALIIEGDESLAVFESQDQETVASFLGDRFQRFLKDQLDG; encoded by the coding sequence ATGTACGTCACGGCGAGGGAAAGGCAAATACTGCAGCGCCTGCTCAACGAAGATCAGGCCGTCACCGTCAGGGATCTGGCGGTGGCGGTTCAGGTGAGCGAGCGGACGGTCCATCGGGACTTGAATCACGTGGAGGATATCTTGTCGGCGTTCGATCTCTCGCTGGAAAAGAAAACGGGAATCGGCATCCGGATCCGGGGTGCGCCGGAAAGGAAAAAGCAGCTGGAGCTCTTTCTCCTGAACGAACCCCCGTGTGAGTTTACGCCGCACGAGAGGCAGACGATCCTCCTGTGTTTCCTGTTGGCGCAGGAGGACGCCGTGAAACTGGTCGCGCTGGCGGATGAGTTGAACGTGACGGTGGCGACGGTGAGCCACGATTTGACGAAGGTGGAACAGTGGCTGGCTTCCTTTTCCCTTTCGCTGGTTCGCAAGCGCGGGTACGGCGTAAAGGTCGTCGGACCGGAGGCGGCGAAGCGCCGCGCCATGAGCCGACTGATCATGGAAAATCTGTCGGAGGCGGATCTGCTCGTGCTTCTCCGCGATCAAATCCGGAAGAAATCCGCCGGTCCGGTCCGGACGGTTTCGGAACGTCTGCTGGGATATGTGGGCAAGGACAAACTGGCGGTCGCCGAAAGGGCGGTGGAGGAAATCCGGACCCAATTGCCCTACGCCCTGACGGACAGCGCGTATATCGGTCTCGTCGTACACCTGGCGCTCGCCCTGGAGCGGCTGCAAAAGGGAGAGAAGATCGTGATGGACGCCCCTTCCCTCGCCGCCTTGCAGGATACGCGGGAATACCGGATCGCGGCCAAGATCATCGACAAGTTGCGGAAGGCCCTCGATCTGGAAGTTCCGGAGGCGGAGGTCGGCTATATCGCCATGCATTTGAAGGGGGCGAAACTGAGGGAGGGAATCGGGTGGGAGCTGGAAGAGGAGAATTTTCTTCTGGCTTCCCGGACGAAACGGCTGATCGATTACGTCAGCGAACAAACCCGCGTGGACCTGCACCGGGATCCGTCCTTGTTCCGGGGGCTGATCACCCATCTGCAACCGGCGATTTACCGGATTCAAAAGGGGCTGCGCATCGACAACCCGCTGCTGGAGGATATCCAAAGGGATTACGGCGATTGGTTCGCGTTGATCCGAACGGGTGTGGAAAGGGCTTTTCCGGATATTCCCTTTCCGGAGGCGGAGATCGGGTATCTCGTGCTGCATTTCGCCTCCAGCCTGGAACGGCTGAGCGAGCCGAAGGAGATCCGGGCGTTGATCATCTGCGCGAGCGGAATCGGCACGTCGAAGATGCTGGCGGCCAAAGTCAAAAAAGAGCTTCAGGAAGTTCAGCGGTTGCATCAAGCGTCGTTCTTTGATCTGGAAAAAATCAACCTCGACGATTACGACGTGATCATCTCGACCATTCCCCTGGAGGGATTTGGACGGGAATATATCCTGGTCCATCCGATGTTGACGGAGGATGACGCCCGAAAGATCCGGGAAGCGGTGCGGAAGCGGCGCCCTTCGCCTGTTCCGGATCGCGGGGATTTTCCTCGGATCCAAGACCGGGAACCGGGGGAAAAAGCCGGAGACCATCGCCGGCATGTCCTGCCGTTCCGGCGCGTTTACCGGCTCGCGGAAATCATCGGCACGGTCTTGGAGGGATTTCAGCTGACGGTTCTTGAAAATCCGAAGACGGTCAAGCATGCGCTGAGGTCCGCCTGCGAAGAGCTGCACCGACGGGGAGTCCTCCGCCGTCCGGAGGAGGTGGCCGAAGCGTTGCTTCAACGTCACCGGATGAGGGGGCTCGGCATTCCGGGCTCTTCCCTCGGCCTGTTTCACGCCAGAAGTCCCCGGGTGCAACAACCCTCCTTCACGATCTGGAGCTGGGCGGAACCCCTTTCCATCCGGGCGATGGATGACACCCGGACCGGGATGAACCGGCTGCTGCTCCTTCTGGCGCCGGAAAATCCGTCAAATACGGTGTTGGAAGTATTGAGTCACATCAGCGCCCTCATCATCGAAGGCGACGAGAGCTTGGCCGTATTTGAATCGCAGGATCAGGAAACGGTGGCTTCGTTCCTTGGCGACCGATTTCAACGGTTTTTAAAAGACCAACTGGACGGATAA
- a CDS encoding PTS sugar transporter subunit IIA — protein MEKPVLSGEAVLLNARVSDKESAIRLAGRLLVENGFVEEAYIDKMLERETVTSTYIGNHVAIPHGTEEGKRLVKAAGISIVQIPEGVDFGDGRVAKLVVGIAGKGDEHLQILSNIALVCSDPEKVEKIVHAQSKEALLSFFDEVN, from the coding sequence ATGGAGAAACCGGTCCTTTCCGGGGAAGCGGTACTGCTGAACGCCCGGGTAAGCGACAAGGAGAGCGCGATCCGGCTGGCCGGCCGGCTGCTGGTGGAAAACGGGTTTGTGGAGGAAGCATACATCGACAAGATGTTGGAGCGGGAAACGGTGACCTCCACCTACATCGGCAACCACGTGGCGATCCCCCACGGGACGGAAGAGGGGAAAAGGCTGGTGAAGGCCGCCGGAATTTCGATCGTCCAGATTCCGGAAGGGGTGGATTTCGGCGATGGCCGGGTCGCCAAACTGGTCGTCGGGATCGCCGGCAAGGGTGATGAGCATCTGCAGATTTTATCCAACATCGCTCTGGTTTGTTCCGACCCGGAAAAAGTGGAGAAAATCGTTCATGCCCAATCGAAGGAAGCACTCCTTTCCTTTTTTGACGAGGTGAATTGA